One segment of Carya illinoinensis cultivar Pawnee chromosome 1, C.illinoinensisPawnee_v1, whole genome shotgun sequence DNA contains the following:
- the LOC122318952 gene encoding sucrose nonfermenting 4-like protein isoform X5 codes for MFGPNMNSVPDAAIVPGTVLIPMRFVWKHGGNSVYLCGSFTQWSQLLPMLPVEGCDNVFQTVYGLMPGYHQYKFYVDGQWRYDESQHHESGEYGTVNTLLLATDYMDVDNEAFRRMTVTMQAQVADGPVTEVVPGISDADLQASRQRISVFLSTHTAYELLPESGKVVALDVDLPVKQAFHILHEQGIPMAPLCDFGRGQFVGVLSALDFILILRELGSHASNLTEEELETHTISAWKEEKAYSNRQNDLHGRAFPRRLIHASPYDNLKDVVLKILQNEVATVPIIHSSSEDGLFPQLLHLASLSGILKCVCRYFKHCASLLPILQLPICTIPVGTWAPQIGESNRRPLAMLRPSASLSSALNLLVQAQVSSVPIVDDNDSLLDVYCRSDITALARDRAYTHINLDEMTIHQALRFGQESYPPYEPRSQRCQMCLRSDSLHKVMERLANPGVRRLVIVEAGSKRVEGIVSLSDIFKFLLG; via the exons ATGTTCGGGCCGAACATGAACTCTGTGCCGGACGCCGCCATAGTTCCGGGCACAGTGCTAATCCCAATGCGCTTTGTGTGGAAACATGGGGGGAACAGCGTGTATCTATGTGGCTCTTTCACACA GTGGTCTCAGCTTCTGCCAATGTTGCCTGTGGAGGGTTGCGACAATgtgtttcaaactgtttatggcTTAATGCCGGGATACCATCAG TACAAGTTTTATGTTGATGGTCAATGGCGATATGACGAGTCCCAACATCACGAGAGTGGCGAATATGGTACGGTGAACACACTACTTTTGGCTACGGATTACATGGATGTTGATAATGAAGCCTTTCGGCGTATG ACTGTTACAATGCAGGCCCAAGTTGCCGATGGTCCAGTGACTGAGGTGGTGCCAGGTATATCAGACGCTGATTTACAGGCCTCCCGTCAACGTATTTCGGTATTTTTGTCTACTCACACTGCCTACGAGTTACTTCCTGAGTCAGGCAAG GTTGTTGCCCTAGATGTTGATTTACCTGTGAAGCAAGCATTTCATATACTGCATGAACAG GGAATCCCGATGGCTCCTCTTTGCGACTTTGGCAGGGGCCAGTTTGTTGGAGTTCTTAGTgcattggattttattttaatattaagagAG CTTGGGAGTCATGCATCAAATCTGACAGAAGAAGAGCTTGAAACGCATACTATATCTGCTTGGAAAGAGGAAAAAGCATATTCGAACAGGCAAAATGATCTTCATGGGAGAGCATTTCCTAGACGTCTCATCCAT GCTAGTCCATATGATAATTTGAAAGATGTTGTTCTCAAAATTCTGCAAAATGAGGTCGCTACCGTTCCTATCATCCATTCATCTTCAGAAGATGGATTATTTCCACAGTTATTACATCTTGCTTCACTTTCTGGAATTCTGAAAT GTGTTTGTCGATATTTTAAACATTGTGCAAGCTTATTACCCATACTCCAGCTACCAATTTGCACAATTCCTGTGGGTACATGGGCTCCACAAATAGGGGAATCTAATCGGCGACCGTTAGCAATGTTGAGACCTAGTGCTTCTCTTAGTTCAGCGTTAAATTTGTTAGTTCAAG CTCAAGTGAGTTCAGTACCAATAGTTGATGACAATGACTCGTTACTTGATGTTTACTGTCGCAG TGATATAACAGCTTTGGCTAGAGACAGAGCTTATACACACAttaatcttgatgaaatgaCAATTCATCAG GCATTGCGGTTTGGACAAGAGTCGTACCCTCCTTATGAGCCAAGAAGTCAAAGATGTCAGATGTGTTTGCGCTCTGACTCACTGCATAAAGTGATGGAGCGATTGGCAAATCCTG GTGTCAGAAGGCTTGTCATTGTGGAGGCTGGCAGCAAGCGTGTGGAAGGCATAGTTTCGCTCAGTGACATTTTCAAGTTCTTGCTTGGCTAA
- the LOC122318952 gene encoding sucrose nonfermenting 4-like protein isoform X6 produces the protein MFGPNMNSVPDAAIVPGTVLIPMRFVWKHGGNSVYLCGSFTQWSQLLPMLPVEGCDNVFQTVYGLMPGYHQYKFYVDGQWRYDESQHHESGEYGTVNTLLLATDYMDVDNEAFRRMAQVADGPVTEVVPGISDADLQASRQRISVFLSTHTAYELLPESGKVVALDVDLPVKQAFHILHEQGIPMAPLCDFGRGQFVGVLSALDFILILRELGSHASNLTEEELETHTISAWKEEKAYSNRQNDLHGRAFPRRLIHASPYDNLKDVVLKILQNEVATVPIIHSSSEDGLFPQLLHLASLSGILKCVCRYFKHCASLLPILQLPICTIPVGTWAPQIGESNRRPLAMLRPSASLSSALNLLVQAQVSSVPIVDDNDSLLDVYCRSDITALARDRAYTHINLDEMTIHQALRFGQESYPPYEPRSQRCQMCLRSDSLHKVMERLANPGVRRLVIVEAGSKRVEGIVSLSDIFKFLLG, from the exons ATGTTCGGGCCGAACATGAACTCTGTGCCGGACGCCGCCATAGTTCCGGGCACAGTGCTAATCCCAATGCGCTTTGTGTGGAAACATGGGGGGAACAGCGTGTATCTATGTGGCTCTTTCACACA GTGGTCTCAGCTTCTGCCAATGTTGCCTGTGGAGGGTTGCGACAATgtgtttcaaactgtttatggcTTAATGCCGGGATACCATCAG TACAAGTTTTATGTTGATGGTCAATGGCGATATGACGAGTCCCAACATCACGAGAGTGGCGAATATGGTACGGTGAACACACTACTTTTGGCTACGGATTACATGGATGTTGATAATGAAGCCTTTCGGCGTATG GCCCAAGTTGCCGATGGTCCAGTGACTGAGGTGGTGCCAGGTATATCAGACGCTGATTTACAGGCCTCCCGTCAACGTATTTCGGTATTTTTGTCTACTCACACTGCCTACGAGTTACTTCCTGAGTCAGGCAAG GTTGTTGCCCTAGATGTTGATTTACCTGTGAAGCAAGCATTTCATATACTGCATGAACAG GGAATCCCGATGGCTCCTCTTTGCGACTTTGGCAGGGGCCAGTTTGTTGGAGTTCTTAGTgcattggattttattttaatattaagagAG CTTGGGAGTCATGCATCAAATCTGACAGAAGAAGAGCTTGAAACGCATACTATATCTGCTTGGAAAGAGGAAAAAGCATATTCGAACAGGCAAAATGATCTTCATGGGAGAGCATTTCCTAGACGTCTCATCCAT GCTAGTCCATATGATAATTTGAAAGATGTTGTTCTCAAAATTCTGCAAAATGAGGTCGCTACCGTTCCTATCATCCATTCATCTTCAGAAGATGGATTATTTCCACAGTTATTACATCTTGCTTCACTTTCTGGAATTCTGAAAT GTGTTTGTCGATATTTTAAACATTGTGCAAGCTTATTACCCATACTCCAGCTACCAATTTGCACAATTCCTGTGGGTACATGGGCTCCACAAATAGGGGAATCTAATCGGCGACCGTTAGCAATGTTGAGACCTAGTGCTTCTCTTAGTTCAGCGTTAAATTTGTTAGTTCAAG CTCAAGTGAGTTCAGTACCAATAGTTGATGACAATGACTCGTTACTTGATGTTTACTGTCGCAG TGATATAACAGCTTTGGCTAGAGACAGAGCTTATACACACAttaatcttgatgaaatgaCAATTCATCAG GCATTGCGGTTTGGACAAGAGTCGTACCCTCCTTATGAGCCAAGAAGTCAAAGATGTCAGATGTGTTTGCGCTCTGACTCACTGCATAAAGTGATGGAGCGATTGGCAAATCCTG GTGTCAGAAGGCTTGTCATTGTGGAGGCTGGCAGCAAGCGTGTGGAAGGCATAGTTTCGCTCAGTGACATTTTCAAGTTCTTGCTTGGCTAA
- the LOC122318952 gene encoding sucrose nonfermenting 4-like protein isoform X8 has product MFGPNMNSVPDAAIVPGTVLIPMRFVWKHGGNSVYLCGSFTQWSQLLPMLPVEGCDNVFQTVYGLMPGYHQYKFYVDGQWRYDESQHHESGEYGTVNTLLLATDYMDVDNEAFRRMTVTMQAQVADGPVTEVVPGISDADLQASRQRISVFLSTHTAYELLPESGKVVALDVDLPVKQAFHILHEQGIPMAPLCDFGRGQFVGVLSALDFILILRELGSHASNLTEEELETHTISAWKEEKAYSNRQNDLHGRAFPRRLIHASPYDNLKDVVLKILQNEVATVPIIHSSSEDGLFPQLLHLASLSGILKSQVSSVPIVDDNDSLLDVYCRRLVCYFDITALARDRAYTHINLDEMTIHQVKALRFGQESYPPYEPRSQRCQMCLRSDSLHKVMERLANPGVRRLVIVEAGSKRVEGIVSLSDIFKFLLG; this is encoded by the exons ATGTTCGGGCCGAACATGAACTCTGTGCCGGACGCCGCCATAGTTCCGGGCACAGTGCTAATCCCAATGCGCTTTGTGTGGAAACATGGGGGGAACAGCGTGTATCTATGTGGCTCTTTCACACA GTGGTCTCAGCTTCTGCCAATGTTGCCTGTGGAGGGTTGCGACAATgtgtttcaaactgtttatggcTTAATGCCGGGATACCATCAG TACAAGTTTTATGTTGATGGTCAATGGCGATATGACGAGTCCCAACATCACGAGAGTGGCGAATATGGTACGGTGAACACACTACTTTTGGCTACGGATTACATGGATGTTGATAATGAAGCCTTTCGGCGTATG ACTGTTACAATGCAGGCCCAAGTTGCCGATGGTCCAGTGACTGAGGTGGTGCCAGGTATATCAGACGCTGATTTACAGGCCTCCCGTCAACGTATTTCGGTATTTTTGTCTACTCACACTGCCTACGAGTTACTTCCTGAGTCAGGCAAG GTTGTTGCCCTAGATGTTGATTTACCTGTGAAGCAAGCATTTCATATACTGCATGAACAG GGAATCCCGATGGCTCCTCTTTGCGACTTTGGCAGGGGCCAGTTTGTTGGAGTTCTTAGTgcattggattttattttaatattaagagAG CTTGGGAGTCATGCATCAAATCTGACAGAAGAAGAGCTTGAAACGCATACTATATCTGCTTGGAAAGAGGAAAAAGCATATTCGAACAGGCAAAATGATCTTCATGGGAGAGCATTTCCTAGACGTCTCATCCAT GCTAGTCCATATGATAATTTGAAAGATGTTGTTCTCAAAATTCTGCAAAATGAGGTCGCTACCGTTCCTATCATCCATTCATCTTCAGAAGATGGATTATTTCCACAGTTATTACATCTTGCTTCACTTTCTGGAATTCTGAAAT CTCAAGTGAGTTCAGTACCAATAGTTGATGACAATGACTCGTTACTTGATGTTTACTGTCGCAGGTTGGTATGTTACTT TGATATAACAGCTTTGGCTAGAGACAGAGCTTATACACACAttaatcttgatgaaatgaCAATTCATCAGGTAAAG GCATTGCGGTTTGGACAAGAGTCGTACCCTCCTTATGAGCCAAGAAGTCAAAGATGTCAGATGTGTTTGCGCTCTGACTCACTGCATAAAGTGATGGAGCGATTGGCAAATCCTG GTGTCAGAAGGCTTGTCATTGTGGAGGCTGGCAGCAAGCGTGTGGAAGGCATAGTTTCGCTCAGTGACATTTTCAAGTTCTTGCTTGGCTAA
- the LOC122318952 gene encoding sucrose nonfermenting 4-like protein isoform X1, with translation MFGPNMNSVPDAAIVPGTVLIPMRFVWKHGGNSVYLCGSFTQWSQLLPMLPVEGCDNVFQTVYGLMPGYHQYKFYVDGQWRYDESQHHESGEYGTVNTLLLATDYMDVDNEAFRRMTVTMQAQVADGPVTEVVPGISDADLQASRQRISVFLSTHTAYELLPESGKVVALDVDLPVKQAFHILHEQGIPMAPLCDFGRGQFVGVLSALDFILILRELGSHASNLTEEELETHTISAWKEEKAYSNRQNDLHGRAFPRRLIHASPYDNLKDVVLKILQNEVATVPIIHSSSEDGLFPQLLHLASLSGILKCVCRYFKHCASLLPILQLPICTIPVGTWAPQIGESNRRPLAMLRPSASLSSALNLLVQAQVSSVPIVDDNDSLLDVYCRRLVCYFDITALARDRAYTHINLDEMTIHQVKALRFGQESYPPYEPRSQRCQMCLRSDSLHKVMERLANPGVRRLVIVEAGSKRVEGIVSLSDIFKFLLG, from the exons ATGTTCGGGCCGAACATGAACTCTGTGCCGGACGCCGCCATAGTTCCGGGCACAGTGCTAATCCCAATGCGCTTTGTGTGGAAACATGGGGGGAACAGCGTGTATCTATGTGGCTCTTTCACACA GTGGTCTCAGCTTCTGCCAATGTTGCCTGTGGAGGGTTGCGACAATgtgtttcaaactgtttatggcTTAATGCCGGGATACCATCAG TACAAGTTTTATGTTGATGGTCAATGGCGATATGACGAGTCCCAACATCACGAGAGTGGCGAATATGGTACGGTGAACACACTACTTTTGGCTACGGATTACATGGATGTTGATAATGAAGCCTTTCGGCGTATG ACTGTTACAATGCAGGCCCAAGTTGCCGATGGTCCAGTGACTGAGGTGGTGCCAGGTATATCAGACGCTGATTTACAGGCCTCCCGTCAACGTATTTCGGTATTTTTGTCTACTCACACTGCCTACGAGTTACTTCCTGAGTCAGGCAAG GTTGTTGCCCTAGATGTTGATTTACCTGTGAAGCAAGCATTTCATATACTGCATGAACAG GGAATCCCGATGGCTCCTCTTTGCGACTTTGGCAGGGGCCAGTTTGTTGGAGTTCTTAGTgcattggattttattttaatattaagagAG CTTGGGAGTCATGCATCAAATCTGACAGAAGAAGAGCTTGAAACGCATACTATATCTGCTTGGAAAGAGGAAAAAGCATATTCGAACAGGCAAAATGATCTTCATGGGAGAGCATTTCCTAGACGTCTCATCCAT GCTAGTCCATATGATAATTTGAAAGATGTTGTTCTCAAAATTCTGCAAAATGAGGTCGCTACCGTTCCTATCATCCATTCATCTTCAGAAGATGGATTATTTCCACAGTTATTACATCTTGCTTCACTTTCTGGAATTCTGAAAT GTGTTTGTCGATATTTTAAACATTGTGCAAGCTTATTACCCATACTCCAGCTACCAATTTGCACAATTCCTGTGGGTACATGGGCTCCACAAATAGGGGAATCTAATCGGCGACCGTTAGCAATGTTGAGACCTAGTGCTTCTCTTAGTTCAGCGTTAAATTTGTTAGTTCAAG CTCAAGTGAGTTCAGTACCAATAGTTGATGACAATGACTCGTTACTTGATGTTTACTGTCGCAGGTTGGTATGTTACTT TGATATAACAGCTTTGGCTAGAGACAGAGCTTATACACACAttaatcttgatgaaatgaCAATTCATCAGGTAAAG GCATTGCGGTTTGGACAAGAGTCGTACCCTCCTTATGAGCCAAGAAGTCAAAGATGTCAGATGTGTTTGCGCTCTGACTCACTGCATAAAGTGATGGAGCGATTGGCAAATCCTG GTGTCAGAAGGCTTGTCATTGTGGAGGCTGGCAGCAAGCGTGTGGAAGGCATAGTTTCGCTCAGTGACATTTTCAAGTTCTTGCTTGGCTAA
- the LOC122318952 gene encoding sucrose nonfermenting 4-like protein isoform X2 produces the protein MFGPNMNSVPDAAIVPGTVLIPMRFVWKHGGNSVYLCGSFTQWSQLLPMLPVEGCDNVFQTVYGLMPGYHQYKFYVDGQWRYDESQHHESGEYGTVNTLLLATDYMDVDNEAFRRMTVTMQAQVADGPVTEVVPGISDADLQASRQRISVFLSTHTAYELLPESGKVVALDVDLPVKQAFHILHEQGIPMAPLCDFGRGQFVGVLSALDFILILRELGSHASNLTEEELETHTISAWKEEKAYSNRQNDLHGRAFPRRLIHASPYDNLKDVVLKILQNEVATVPIIHSSSEDGLFPQLLHLASLSGILKCVCRYFKHCASLLPILQLPICTIPVGTWAPQIGESNRRPLAMLRPSASLSSALNLLVQAQVSSVPIVDDNDSLLDVYCRRLVCYFDITALARDRAYTHINLDEMTIHQALRFGQESYPPYEPRSQRCQMCLRSDSLHKVMERLANPGVRRLVIVEAGSKRVEGIVSLSDIFKFLLG, from the exons ATGTTCGGGCCGAACATGAACTCTGTGCCGGACGCCGCCATAGTTCCGGGCACAGTGCTAATCCCAATGCGCTTTGTGTGGAAACATGGGGGGAACAGCGTGTATCTATGTGGCTCTTTCACACA GTGGTCTCAGCTTCTGCCAATGTTGCCTGTGGAGGGTTGCGACAATgtgtttcaaactgtttatggcTTAATGCCGGGATACCATCAG TACAAGTTTTATGTTGATGGTCAATGGCGATATGACGAGTCCCAACATCACGAGAGTGGCGAATATGGTACGGTGAACACACTACTTTTGGCTACGGATTACATGGATGTTGATAATGAAGCCTTTCGGCGTATG ACTGTTACAATGCAGGCCCAAGTTGCCGATGGTCCAGTGACTGAGGTGGTGCCAGGTATATCAGACGCTGATTTACAGGCCTCCCGTCAACGTATTTCGGTATTTTTGTCTACTCACACTGCCTACGAGTTACTTCCTGAGTCAGGCAAG GTTGTTGCCCTAGATGTTGATTTACCTGTGAAGCAAGCATTTCATATACTGCATGAACAG GGAATCCCGATGGCTCCTCTTTGCGACTTTGGCAGGGGCCAGTTTGTTGGAGTTCTTAGTgcattggattttattttaatattaagagAG CTTGGGAGTCATGCATCAAATCTGACAGAAGAAGAGCTTGAAACGCATACTATATCTGCTTGGAAAGAGGAAAAAGCATATTCGAACAGGCAAAATGATCTTCATGGGAGAGCATTTCCTAGACGTCTCATCCAT GCTAGTCCATATGATAATTTGAAAGATGTTGTTCTCAAAATTCTGCAAAATGAGGTCGCTACCGTTCCTATCATCCATTCATCTTCAGAAGATGGATTATTTCCACAGTTATTACATCTTGCTTCACTTTCTGGAATTCTGAAAT GTGTTTGTCGATATTTTAAACATTGTGCAAGCTTATTACCCATACTCCAGCTACCAATTTGCACAATTCCTGTGGGTACATGGGCTCCACAAATAGGGGAATCTAATCGGCGACCGTTAGCAATGTTGAGACCTAGTGCTTCTCTTAGTTCAGCGTTAAATTTGTTAGTTCAAG CTCAAGTGAGTTCAGTACCAATAGTTGATGACAATGACTCGTTACTTGATGTTTACTGTCGCAGGTTGGTATGTTACTT TGATATAACAGCTTTGGCTAGAGACAGAGCTTATACACACAttaatcttgatgaaatgaCAATTCATCAG GCATTGCGGTTTGGACAAGAGTCGTACCCTCCTTATGAGCCAAGAAGTCAAAGATGTCAGATGTGTTTGCGCTCTGACTCACTGCATAAAGTGATGGAGCGATTGGCAAATCCTG GTGTCAGAAGGCTTGTCATTGTGGAGGCTGGCAGCAAGCGTGTGGAAGGCATAGTTTCGCTCAGTGACATTTTCAAGTTCTTGCTTGGCTAA
- the LOC122318952 gene encoding sucrose nonfermenting 4-like protein isoform X4 has translation MFGPNMNSVPDAAIVPGTVLIPMRFVWKHGGNSVYLCGSFTQWSQLLPMLPVEGCDNVFQTVYGLMPGYHQYKFYVDGQWRYDESQHHESGEYGTVNTLLLATDYMDVDNEAFRRMTVTMQAQVADGPVTEVVPGISDADLQASRQRISVFLSTHTAYELLPESGKVVALDVDLPVKQAFHILHEQGIPMAPLCDFGRGQFVGVLSALDFILILRELGSHASNLTEEELETHTISAWKEEKAYSNRQNDLHGRAFPRRLIHASPYDNLKDVVLKILQNEVATVPIIHSSSEDGLFPQLLHLASLSGILKCVCRYFKHCASLLPILQLPICTIPVGTWAPQIGESNRRPLAMLRPSASLSSALNLLVQAQVSSVPIVDDNDSLLDVYCRSDITALARDRAYTHINLDEMTIHQVKALRFGQESYPPYEPRSQRCQMCLRSDSLHKVMERLANPGVRRLVIVEAGSKRVEGIVSLSDIFKFLLG, from the exons ATGTTCGGGCCGAACATGAACTCTGTGCCGGACGCCGCCATAGTTCCGGGCACAGTGCTAATCCCAATGCGCTTTGTGTGGAAACATGGGGGGAACAGCGTGTATCTATGTGGCTCTTTCACACA GTGGTCTCAGCTTCTGCCAATGTTGCCTGTGGAGGGTTGCGACAATgtgtttcaaactgtttatggcTTAATGCCGGGATACCATCAG TACAAGTTTTATGTTGATGGTCAATGGCGATATGACGAGTCCCAACATCACGAGAGTGGCGAATATGGTACGGTGAACACACTACTTTTGGCTACGGATTACATGGATGTTGATAATGAAGCCTTTCGGCGTATG ACTGTTACAATGCAGGCCCAAGTTGCCGATGGTCCAGTGACTGAGGTGGTGCCAGGTATATCAGACGCTGATTTACAGGCCTCCCGTCAACGTATTTCGGTATTTTTGTCTACTCACACTGCCTACGAGTTACTTCCTGAGTCAGGCAAG GTTGTTGCCCTAGATGTTGATTTACCTGTGAAGCAAGCATTTCATATACTGCATGAACAG GGAATCCCGATGGCTCCTCTTTGCGACTTTGGCAGGGGCCAGTTTGTTGGAGTTCTTAGTgcattggattttattttaatattaagagAG CTTGGGAGTCATGCATCAAATCTGACAGAAGAAGAGCTTGAAACGCATACTATATCTGCTTGGAAAGAGGAAAAAGCATATTCGAACAGGCAAAATGATCTTCATGGGAGAGCATTTCCTAGACGTCTCATCCAT GCTAGTCCATATGATAATTTGAAAGATGTTGTTCTCAAAATTCTGCAAAATGAGGTCGCTACCGTTCCTATCATCCATTCATCTTCAGAAGATGGATTATTTCCACAGTTATTACATCTTGCTTCACTTTCTGGAATTCTGAAAT GTGTTTGTCGATATTTTAAACATTGTGCAAGCTTATTACCCATACTCCAGCTACCAATTTGCACAATTCCTGTGGGTACATGGGCTCCACAAATAGGGGAATCTAATCGGCGACCGTTAGCAATGTTGAGACCTAGTGCTTCTCTTAGTTCAGCGTTAAATTTGTTAGTTCAAG CTCAAGTGAGTTCAGTACCAATAGTTGATGACAATGACTCGTTACTTGATGTTTACTGTCGCAG TGATATAACAGCTTTGGCTAGAGACAGAGCTTATACACACAttaatcttgatgaaatgaCAATTCATCAGGTAAAG GCATTGCGGTTTGGACAAGAGTCGTACCCTCCTTATGAGCCAAGAAGTCAAAGATGTCAGATGTGTTTGCGCTCTGACTCACTGCATAAAGTGATGGAGCGATTGGCAAATCCTG GTGTCAGAAGGCTTGTCATTGTGGAGGCTGGCAGCAAGCGTGTGGAAGGCATAGTTTCGCTCAGTGACATTTTCAAGTTCTTGCTTGGCTAA
- the LOC122318952 gene encoding sucrose nonfermenting 4-like protein isoform X9, with protein MFGPNMNSVPDAAIVPGTVLIPMRFVWKHGGNSVYLCGSFTQWSQLLPMLPVEGCDNVFQTVYGLMPGYHQYKFYVDGQWRYDESQHHESGEYGTVNTLLLATDYMDVDNEAFRRMTVTMQAQVADGPVTEVVPGISDADLQASRQRISVFLSTHTAYELLPESGKVVALDVDLPVKQAFHILHEQGIPMAPLCDFGRGQFVGVLSALDFILILRELGSHASNLTEEELETHTISAWKEEKAYSNRQNDLHGRAFPRRLIHASPYDNLKDVVLKILQNEVATVPIIHSSSEDGLFPQLLHLASLSGILKSQVSSVPIVDDNDSLLDVYCRSDITALARDRAYTHINLDEMTIHQVKALRFGQESYPPYEPRSQRCQMCLRSDSLHKVMERLANPGVRRLVIVEAGSKRVEGIVSLSDIFKFLLG; from the exons ATGTTCGGGCCGAACATGAACTCTGTGCCGGACGCCGCCATAGTTCCGGGCACAGTGCTAATCCCAATGCGCTTTGTGTGGAAACATGGGGGGAACAGCGTGTATCTATGTGGCTCTTTCACACA GTGGTCTCAGCTTCTGCCAATGTTGCCTGTGGAGGGTTGCGACAATgtgtttcaaactgtttatggcTTAATGCCGGGATACCATCAG TACAAGTTTTATGTTGATGGTCAATGGCGATATGACGAGTCCCAACATCACGAGAGTGGCGAATATGGTACGGTGAACACACTACTTTTGGCTACGGATTACATGGATGTTGATAATGAAGCCTTTCGGCGTATG ACTGTTACAATGCAGGCCCAAGTTGCCGATGGTCCAGTGACTGAGGTGGTGCCAGGTATATCAGACGCTGATTTACAGGCCTCCCGTCAACGTATTTCGGTATTTTTGTCTACTCACACTGCCTACGAGTTACTTCCTGAGTCAGGCAAG GTTGTTGCCCTAGATGTTGATTTACCTGTGAAGCAAGCATTTCATATACTGCATGAACAG GGAATCCCGATGGCTCCTCTTTGCGACTTTGGCAGGGGCCAGTTTGTTGGAGTTCTTAGTgcattggattttattttaatattaagagAG CTTGGGAGTCATGCATCAAATCTGACAGAAGAAGAGCTTGAAACGCATACTATATCTGCTTGGAAAGAGGAAAAAGCATATTCGAACAGGCAAAATGATCTTCATGGGAGAGCATTTCCTAGACGTCTCATCCAT GCTAGTCCATATGATAATTTGAAAGATGTTGTTCTCAAAATTCTGCAAAATGAGGTCGCTACCGTTCCTATCATCCATTCATCTTCAGAAGATGGATTATTTCCACAGTTATTACATCTTGCTTCACTTTCTGGAATTCTGAAAT CTCAAGTGAGTTCAGTACCAATAGTTGATGACAATGACTCGTTACTTGATGTTTACTGTCGCAG TGATATAACAGCTTTGGCTAGAGACAGAGCTTATACACACAttaatcttgatgaaatgaCAATTCATCAGGTAAAG GCATTGCGGTTTGGACAAGAGTCGTACCCTCCTTATGAGCCAAGAAGTCAAAGATGTCAGATGTGTTTGCGCTCTGACTCACTGCATAAAGTGATGGAGCGATTGGCAAATCCTG GTGTCAGAAGGCTTGTCATTGTGGAGGCTGGCAGCAAGCGTGTGGAAGGCATAGTTTCGCTCAGTGACATTTTCAAGTTCTTGCTTGGCTAA